One Phyllobacterium sp. T1293 DNA window includes the following coding sequences:
- a CDS encoding iron transporter, with protein MNHSTPSERPSDEADAKQIQMAKKEGEAYHRSLQYMAKEVADSGGQKRAGDYIVAYAQERAEGMYMLDKQGKLHWTEPTDENCHIEISVSDAGDRRFIPYLGISVTLSPEGGKKIGPYEIPFVWHPGLYHYGRNIKVPGDGRYTLSVSIKPPTFMRHDKINGKRYAEKVDVEFDNIEIKTGQE; from the coding sequence ATGAATCATTCCACACCATCAGAACGTCCGAGCGACGAAGCAGACGCCAAACAAATCCAAATGGCCAAGAAGGAGGGTGAAGCTTATCATCGTTCTCTTCAATATATGGCAAAGGAAGTTGCAGATAGCGGAGGTCAGAAGCGAGCCGGAGACTACATCGTTGCCTATGCGCAAGAGCGAGCCGAAGGCATGTACATGCTTGATAAACAGGGCAAACTGCATTGGACCGAACCCACTGATGAGAACTGTCATATAGAGATCTCCGTCAGCGATGCGGGCGACAGGCGATTCATACCTTATCTGGGAATTTCAGTGACGCTTTCACCCGAAGGTGGAAAAAAGATTGGCCCTTATGAAATACCTTTTGTCTGGCATCCGGGGCTATATCATTACGGTCGAAATATCAAAGTGCCGGGTGATGGGCGATATACTTTAAGCGTATCGATCAAACCCCCAACTTTTATGCGACACGACAAGATTAACGGGAAACGCTACGCTGAAAAAGTGGACGTTGAGTTCGATAACATCGAAATCAAAACAGGGCAGGAATGA
- a CDS encoding DNA topoisomerase IB, with amino-acid sequence MQQEYREAAKALGLKIVDPDTFGIRRQPSSKEVHYVKSDGRAVNATLKKRFDALVIPPAWISVHCCDDENGHIQAVGQDELGRRQYIYHHKWSHVRDAIKTMRLLAFGKALPHIRKRTSRAIAHKDPKKSITALAIKLIDRKAFRAGHEKYAKDGGRGIATLRKSDLKIEDNVAHFVFAGKSRKKNEIVVRDKGLVKSLQTFSQRGRLFQYKTARGWHALRATELNDYLREISGSKVSAKDFRTFHGSARALAFLAGINAGTDAAKKRAIASAMRDVSTFLRNTPAVTRSSYVHPLITAAFNRDELTMSLLRAPLRKGLSAAETGLMRLLERYT; translated from the coding sequence ATGCAGCAAGAATATCGGGAAGCAGCAAAAGCATTGGGATTGAAAATCGTCGATCCTGACACCTTTGGAATACGCCGCCAGCCATCTTCCAAAGAGGTCCACTACGTCAAGAGCGATGGGCGTGCAGTCAACGCAACACTCAAAAAGCGGTTTGATGCCTTGGTTATCCCGCCAGCCTGGATATCGGTTCATTGCTGTGACGATGAAAATGGTCATATTCAGGCTGTCGGGCAGGATGAACTTGGACGACGGCAATATATCTATCATCACAAATGGAGCCATGTGCGCGACGCGATCAAGACCATGCGTCTTCTGGCATTCGGAAAAGCATTGCCGCATATTCGCAAACGCACATCACGCGCCATTGCCCACAAAGACCCAAAGAAATCGATTACCGCTCTCGCCATTAAGCTGATCGACCGGAAGGCCTTCCGCGCCGGGCATGAGAAATATGCAAAGGACGGTGGTCGTGGTATCGCAACGCTTAGAAAGAGCGATCTAAAAATCGAAGACAATGTTGCGCATTTTGTATTTGCAGGAAAATCCAGAAAAAAGAACGAGATTGTTGTGCGGGACAAAGGGCTCGTCAAAAGCCTGCAGACCTTTTCGCAGCGCGGGCGGCTCTTTCAATACAAGACCGCACGGGGTTGGCATGCATTGCGCGCAACGGAACTCAATGATTATCTGCGAGAAATTTCCGGCTCTAAAGTGAGTGCAAAGGACTTCCGCACATTTCATGGTTCGGCACGGGCGCTCGCCTTTTTAGCCGGGATCAATGCCGGGACCGATGCGGCGAAAAAACGGGCCATCGCATCGGCAATGCGGGATGTGAGCACTTTTCTGCGCAATACACCTGCAGTCACACGGTCGAGTTATGTCCACCCGCTCATAACAGCCGCTTTTAATCGCGACGAGCTTACGATGTCCCTGTTGCGCGCACCTCTTCGCAAAGGTTTGAGCGCTGCAGAAACAGGGCTGATGCGTCTGCTGGAGCGTTACACCTAA
- a CDS encoding DUF6894 family protein: protein MSRYYFDLHNGDGRFIDEDGVEMKSREDVTKQASRILLDIARDEIPEAGRGIASISIRDSKSKPIGLISLTFVTEWFDESEPETTKANR, encoded by the coding sequence ATGAGCCGATATTATTTTGATCTTCACAACGGCGACGGGCGGTTCATCGATGAAGATGGAGTGGAGATGAAATCGCGCGAAGACGTAACCAAACAGGCTTCACGCATTCTTCTTGATATCGCCCGGGACGAGATCCCCGAAGCCGGTCGCGGCATCGCATCCATCAGCATCAGGGATTCAAAGAGCAAGCCCATAGGATTGATCAGCCTAACATTCGTAACCGAATGGTTCGACGAGAGTGAGCCTGAGACAACCAAAGCCAACCGGTAA